From [Clostridium] symbiosum, a single genomic window includes:
- a CDS encoding DUF1028 domain-containing protein: MNFNTYSIIARCETSGCIGGAAASYYPGLGAFSPYIRQNYGVIASQGWVNPFLNESVMRSIMKGADAEEALHKALLEDPGKDLRQISVVDCRGNSAAFTGEGNDPIRMHLRGKGYVIAGNLLTSKDVLYAAEEAFLKSEKEPLPDRIMKAMLAADAVGGDKRGKMAAVIRVEKIVGFPYIDFRIDDHPQAVHELNLLYEKHKQHIFDTYDEWVERVKKGIKD, encoded by the coding sequence ATGAATTTCAATACATATTCCATTATAGCCAGATGTGAAACATCGGGATGCATCGGCGGAGCTGCGGCTTCCTATTATCCGGGACTGGGAGCATTTTCGCCATATATCAGGCAAAACTACGGCGTAATAGCTTCACAGGGCTGGGTAAATCCCTTTTTAAACGAGAGTGTTATGAGGAGCATTATGAAGGGGGCAGATGCGGAGGAGGCGCTGCATAAGGCGCTTTTAGAAGATCCGGGTAAGGATCTCAGGCAGATTTCCGTAGTAGACTGCCGGGGGAATTCGGCGGCCTTTACCGGGGAGGGAAATGATCCGATTCGGATGCATCTGCGCGGAAAAGGCTATGTAATTGCCGGAAACCTGCTTACATCAAAAGATGTGCTGTACGCCGCGGAGGAGGCATTTTTAAAAAGCGAAAAAGAACCGCTGCCGGATCGGATTATGAAAGCCATGCTGGCTGCCGATGCCGTAGGCGGGGACAAGAGAGGGAAGATGGCTGCGGTTATCCGGGTGGAGAAGATTGTGGGATTTCCGTATATCGATTTTCGTATCGATGATCATCCGCAGGCCGTACATGAGCTGAACCTGCTGTATGAAAAGCATAAACAACATATCTTCGACACCTATGACGAATGGGTGGAGCGGGTAAAGAAGGGAATAAAAGATTAG
- a CDS encoding AraC family transcriptional regulator, with protein MQEQIEAVQRMQDYIGEHLTENITLAELSRVSLFSPWYSYRLFTQQVGITPADYIRRMRLSRSALKLRDDSCRIADVAFEMGFGSVDGYQRAFLREFGCNPREYALNPVPLYLFTPYGVKFRNIERRTDMENLKNVFIQVIEKPARKVIIKRGVKANDYFAYCEEVGCDVWGLLQSIKSISGEPVCMWLPHRFIKPGTSEYVQGVEVSYDYDGIVPEGFEVLDLPAAKYMMFQGEPFAEEDYCVAIDEVKEAIRRYNLSMTGYAWDEENPRIQLEPIGSRGYIEMLAVK; from the coding sequence ATGCAGGAACAGATTGAAGCGGTCCAGAGAATGCAGGATTATATCGGGGAGCATCTGACGGAAAATATCACATTGGCGGAGTTATCCCGTGTTTCCCTGTTTTCGCCGTGGTATTCCTACCGCCTGTTTACACAGCAGGTTGGAATCACACCGGCCGATTACATCCGCAGGATGCGTCTGTCGAGGTCGGCGCTGAAGCTCCGGGATGACTCATGCCGGATTGCAGATGTGGCTTTTGAGATGGGATTTGGCAGCGTGGACGGGTACCAGAGGGCATTTCTGCGGGAGTTCGGCTGCAATCCGCGGGAATATGCATTAAATCCGGTTCCTTTGTATCTCTTCACTCCATATGGTGTGAAGTTCAGGAATATTGAAAGGAGAACGGATATGGAAAACTTAAAAAACGTATTCATCCAGGTAATTGAGAAACCGGCCCGTAAGGTCATCATTAAGAGGGGCGTCAAGGCAAATGATTATTTTGCCTACTGTGAGGAGGTTGGCTGTGATGTCTGGGGGCTGCTCCAGAGTATCAAATCCATCAGCGGAGAGCCTGTCTGCATGTGGCTGCCGCATCGGTTTATAAAGCCGGGAACTTCGGAGTATGTACAGGGTGTGGAAGTGTCTTACGATTATGATGGCATCGTTCCGGAGGGGTTTGAGGTACTTGATCTGCCCGCGGCAAAGTATATGATGTTCCAGGGCGAACCGTTTGCAGAGGAAGACTACTGCGTGGCCATCGATGAGGTCAAGGAGGCAATCAGAAGATATAATCTCTCTATGACCGGATATGCGTGGGATGAAGAAAATCCCAGAATCCAGCTGGAACCGATCGGCAGCAGGGGATATATTGAGATGCTGGCGGTTAAATAA
- a CDS encoding oligopeptide/dipeptide ABC transporter ATP-binding protein, with protein MDNKLLLVEHLSKEFPVKGKKAVLKAVEDVSFSLEKGETLGIVGESGCGKSTLGRLILRLIEPTRGKVVFCGEDLTALSQKELRSKRREFQMIFQDSYASFDPRKTVRRILEEPLSTHGLPREQWQPAIDKILSVTGLPPDALGRYPHEFSGGQRQRIGIARALILNPKLIIADEPVAALDVSIQAQILNLLMDLQKEFGLSMIFIAHNLATVQYISRRIIVMYLGRVMEIADADILYDRPLHPYTQALTSSIPIPDPDRKTEMKGIEGEIPSPIDPPSGCVFRTRCPYAVQDCAKKVPELKEKEPGHFVACDNL; from the coding sequence ATGGACAATAAACTGCTGCTTGTGGAGCACTTATCAAAGGAATTTCCTGTCAAGGGCAAAAAGGCAGTCCTGAAAGCAGTAGAGGATGTATCGTTTTCCCTTGAAAAAGGCGAGACACTGGGAATTGTCGGGGAATCAGGCTGTGGAAAGTCAACACTGGGCCGCCTGATTCTGAGGCTCATAGAACCCACAAGGGGAAAGGTGGTTTTCTGTGGGGAAGATCTTACGGCCCTGAGCCAGAAAGAACTGCGTAGTAAGAGACGGGAATTTCAGATGATTTTTCAGGATTCATATGCATCTTTTGATCCCAGGAAGACGGTTCGAAGAATTCTGGAAGAACCGCTTTCAACTCATGGTCTTCCAAGAGAGCAGTGGCAGCCGGCCATAGATAAGATTTTATCGGTTACCGGCCTTCCTCCGGATGCGCTGGGACGTTATCCTCATGAGTTTTCCGGAGGACAGCGCCAGAGAATTGGAATCGCCAGAGCGTTGATCTTAAACCCCAAGCTGATTATCGCGGATGAACCGGTAGCGGCGCTGGATGTTTCTATACAGGCACAGATTTTAAATCTGCTCATGGATTTGCAAAAAGAGTTCGGCCTGTCCATGATTTTTATTGCACATAATCTGGCAACGGTACAGTATATCAGCCGGAGAATTATTGTTATGTATCTGGGCCGCGTGATGGAAATTGCGGATGCAGATATTCTCTATGATCGGCCGCTGCATCCTTATACGCAGGCGCTTACCTCATCGATTCCGATTCCCGATCCCGACAGAAAGACGGAGATGAAGGGGATCGAGGGGGAGATTCCAAGCCCTATAGACCCGCCCAGCGGCTGTGTTTTCAGAACCAGATGTCCCTATGCCGTACAGGACTGTGCAAAGAAAGTTCCTGAACTTAAGGAGAAAGAACCGGGTCATTTTGTGGCCTGTGATAACTTATAA
- a CDS encoding amidohydrolase, which translates to MGIYEDAVENKELLVEIRRHLHRHPEPGMKEFETAAYIRKRLDEWGIPWIPAGETGTAAVIIGRAEKPVLGLRGDIDALEMDELNENSYKSCNPGLMHACGHDGHTASLLAAARYLYERRERIPGCVKCVFQPGEECGEGAASVVKSGAVNDVQAFFALHVMSSIPIGQVSIREGYMSSANDRFVIRITGKGCHGSTPQKGADALLAGAELAHTLQTLVSRESSPLEPTVITIGVLNSGTAFNILPENAYLEGSVRVLREERRYENREIIRRMAKCVAEAYRCTAEVEFQCTARAVYNDEKLTAIARKAARTFLPDEAVMLQDENMGAEDFGAFLDIAPVTYMNIGSGNEEKKTTAPHHHGLFDIDEDSLPICMAMYVTFTAEYFNCSLNETD; encoded by the coding sequence ATGGGCATTTATGAAGACGCCGTGGAAAATAAGGAACTTTTGGTTGAGATCAGGAGGCATCTGCACCGCCACCCGGAACCGGGAATGAAGGAGTTTGAGACGGCAGCCTATATCAGAAAGCGGCTGGATGAATGGGGAATCCCATGGATTCCGGCCGGTGAAACAGGGACGGCAGCCGTTATCATAGGAAGGGCGGAGAAACCGGTATTAGGCTTAAGGGGAGATATTGACGCTCTTGAGATGGATGAATTGAATGAGAATAGCTATAAATCATGTAATCCCGGACTGATGCACGCCTGCGGACACGATGGCCATACGGCTTCACTTTTGGCTGCAGCCAGATATTTGTATGAGAGGCGGGAAAGAATCCCGGGATGTGTAAAATGCGTATTCCAGCCGGGGGAAGAATGTGGTGAGGGCGCTGCATCTGTAGTGAAGAGCGGGGCTGTAAATGATGTTCAGGCTTTTTTTGCCCTTCATGTAATGAGCTCGATTCCCATCGGGCAGGTGTCGATTCGGGAGGGCTATATGTCTTCGGCTAACGACAGGTTCGTAATACGGATTACTGGAAAAGGCTGCCACGGTTCCACGCCGCAAAAGGGAGCGGACGCCCTTCTGGCCGGTGCCGAGCTGGCCCATACCCTGCAGACGCTGGTATCCAGGGAGAGCAGCCCGCTTGAACCGACGGTCATTACGATAGGTGTCCTGAACTCGGGAACCGCTTTTAATATTTTACCGGAAAATGCCTATCTGGAGGGAAGCGTGAGGGTGCTGCGTGAGGAACGCAGATACGAAAACCGGGAGATCATCAGGAGAATGGCCAAGTGTGTGGCGGAGGCGTACCGCTGCACGGCGGAAGTGGAGTTCCAATGTACGGCAAGAGCGGTGTACAATGACGAAAAGCTGACCGCCATCGCCCGGAAGGCGGCACGGACATTTCTTCCGGATGAAGCTGTAATGCTTCAGGATGAAAATATGGGGGCTGAGGATTTTGGGGCGTTCCTGGATATTGCTCCGGTAACTTATATGAATATAGGTTCCGGCAATGAAGAGAAAAAGACAACGGCGCCTCATCATCATGGACTGTTTGATATTGATGAAGACAGCCTGCCGATTTGTATGGCGATGTACGTGACATTTACAGCGGAGTATTTTAACTGTTCTCTTAATGAAACGGATTAA
- a CDS encoding ABC transporter ATP-binding protein, protein MEQDKLLDVRELSVRFHTREGVVHAVNNVNFTLNRGEILALVGESGCGKSVTANTIMGLIGKKKHEEVKGTVTFHGEELLEKTERQMQKIRGNRIAMIFQDPMTSLDPVMQVGIQVGEVLEIHKHLKKQAALRQAVEMLSKVGIPSAGERAKDYPYQFSGGMRQRSIIASSLMCSPELLIADEPTTALDVTIQAQILKLLAELRTQMNVTILLITHDLGVVAEVCDRVAVMYAGEIVESAPVETLFKKPCHPYTRGLLKCLPILGSRERLEPIPGQPPKLVNPPKGCKFKERCKYACGGCDKAQCLSEAEPGHMVACWKWRECDGQ, encoded by the coding sequence GAACAGGGGAGAAATTCTGGCGCTCGTGGGGGAATCAGGCTGTGGAAAGTCCGTGACGGCTAATACGATAATGGGGCTAATCGGTAAGAAGAAACATGAAGAGGTAAAGGGGACCGTTACATTTCACGGAGAAGAATTGCTGGAAAAGACGGAACGCCAGATGCAGAAAATCAGAGGCAATCGGATTGCAATGATTTTTCAGGATCCCATGACCTCCCTGGATCCCGTGATGCAGGTGGGAATCCAGGTGGGGGAGGTACTGGAGATTCATAAACATTTGAAGAAACAGGCGGCTCTCCGGCAGGCCGTGGAAATGCTGTCAAAGGTGGGAATTCCGTCGGCGGGAGAACGCGCCAAAGATTATCCCTACCAGTTTTCCGGAGGCATGCGCCAGAGAAGTATTATTGCCTCTTCACTGATGTGCAGCCCGGAACTTTTGATTGCGGACGAGCCGACAACGGCGCTTGATGTGACGATACAGGCGCAGATTCTTAAGCTGCTGGCCGAGTTGAGAACGCAGATGAACGTAACAATTCTTCTGATTACCCATGATTTAGGCGTAGTAGCTGAGGTTTGTGACAGGGTTGCTGTTATGTATGCAGGGGAGATTGTGGAATCGGCTCCGGTAGAGACACTATTTAAGAAACCATGTCATCCATATACCAGGGGTCTCCTCAAATGTCTTCCCATTCTGGGGAGCAGGGAGCGTCTGGAACCCATACCTGGACAGCCGCCGAAACTGGTGAATCCGCCGAAGGGATGCAAGTTCAAAGAGCGGTGTAAATATGCCTGCGGGGGCTGTGATAAGGCACAGTGCCTTTCAGAAGCGGAACCCGGCCATATGGTAGCCTGCTGGAAATGGAGGGAATGCGATGGACAATAA